A stretch of Neisseria subflava DNA encodes these proteins:
- the prfH gene encoding peptide chain release factor H, translating to MKQNTPLIYLQISTAQGPAECRIFARFVLGKLLAEAQVKGIDAELVTETADKYGILSATLKLEGQKAESLAQSWQGTLQWICPSPIRPKHPRKNWYIGVFRLPDMPQMYEMPSENGIEFQTCRSGGKGGQHVNKTESAVRATHKESGISVRVESERSQHANKKLAVMLLAQKLAEHHAGQAGSFAQEQHAQLYQVERGNPKRTFVGATFKEK from the coding sequence ATGAAACAGAATACACCATTGATTTATCTGCAAATTTCCACCGCGCAAGGGCCGGCAGAGTGCCGTATATTTGCCCGTTTCGTTTTGGGCAAGCTGCTTGCCGAAGCTCAAGTAAAAGGCATTGATGCCGAACTTGTTACTGAAACCGCCGATAAGTACGGCATTTTGTCGGCAACGCTCAAATTGGAAGGGCAGAAAGCCGAAAGTTTGGCACAATCTTGGCAGGGGACGCTCCAATGGATATGCCCCAGCCCTATCCGCCCGAAACATCCGCGCAAAAATTGGTATATAGGTGTTTTCCGCTTGCCCGATATGCCGCAGATGTATGAAATGCCTTCTGAAAACGGAATCGAGTTTCAAACCTGCCGTTCGGGCGGTAAGGGTGGGCAACACGTCAATAAAACTGAAAGCGCCGTCCGTGCTACCCATAAAGAAAGCGGCATTTCCGTGCGGGTCGAGAGCGAACGCAGCCAGCACGCCAATAAAAAATTGGCGGTAATGTTATTGGCGCAAAAGCTGGCGGAGCATCATGCCGGACAAGCTGGAAGTTTTGCGCAGGAGCAGCACGCGCAACTCTATCAAGTTGAGCGCGGCAATCCGAAAAGGACGTTTGTCGGAGCGACGTTTAAGGAGAAATAA
- a CDS encoding HlyD family type I secretion periplasmic adaptor subunit, producing the protein MSRENNVKSKDLHLINDLNAALQKEKHSGQFWVIILFFLFLVVFVVWAYNSPVEEVTRGNGNIIPSSREQVIQSLDPGIVTEIMVKEGDMVEKDQILMKLDDTRSSAVLRESEAKVQNLEATVARLKAEAYGTKLSFPDSVSPELRRREIAAYKARRQAMTDAVSGLSQSKAALDREIAITAPMVAEGVVSEVELLRMRRDSADLTTQISERRNRYKADANNELLQAESELAQSKENVAMRADPVERSQIRAPMRGIVKGIKVTTIGGVVNAGEDIMQIVPVDDKLLVEAYIRPQDIAFIRAGQPALVKVSAYDYSIYGGLEGKVTLVGADTVSNSMQNRANDLKLDPNQVYYRVLVQTENNSLKDKNGKPMPIIPGMVATVDIKTGEKTIFQYLIKPITRMKQALSER; encoded by the coding sequence ATGAGCCGCGAAAACAACGTCAAATCCAAAGACCTACACCTCATCAACGACCTCAATGCCGCCCTTCAAAAAGAAAAACACAGCGGCCAATTTTGGGTCATCATCCTATTCTTCCTTTTCCTGGTTGTCTTCGTCGTCTGGGCATACAACAGCCCTGTCGAAGAAGTGACCCGCGGCAACGGCAATATCATTCCCAGCAGCCGTGAGCAAGTCATCCAAAGCCTCGACCCCGGCATCGTAACCGAAATCATGGTTAAAGAAGGCGATATGGTCGAGAAAGATCAGATTCTGATGAAACTCGACGACACGCGCAGCTCCGCCGTTTTGCGTGAAAGCGAAGCCAAAGTCCAAAACCTCGAAGCCACCGTCGCCCGACTTAAAGCCGAGGCCTACGGCACCAAGCTCTCCTTCCCTGACAGCGTGAGCCCTGAGCTTCGCCGTCGCGAAATCGCCGCCTACAAAGCACGCCGTCAAGCCATGACCGACGCCGTCAGCGGCCTTTCCCAAAGCAAGGCCGCACTTGACCGCGAAATCGCCATTACTGCGCCTATGGTTGCCGAAGGCGTGGTTTCCGAAGTCGAACTTTTAAGAATGCGCCGTGATTCTGCAGATTTGACCACCCAAATCTCCGAACGCCGCAACCGCTACAAAGCCGATGCCAACAACGAACTCTTGCAAGCCGAATCCGAGCTGGCACAATCCAAAGAAAACGTTGCCATGCGTGCCGACCCAGTTGAACGCTCGCAAATCCGCGCACCTATGCGCGGCATCGTCAAAGGCATAAAAGTTACCACCATCGGCGGCGTTGTGAACGCAGGCGAAGACATTATGCAAATCGTCCCGGTTGACGACAAACTGCTGGTCGAAGCCTATATCCGTCCGCAAGATATCGCCTTTATCCGCGCAGGCCAACCTGCATTGGTTAAAGTCAGTGCATACGACTACTCCATCTACGGCGGTTTGGAAGGCAAAGTTACCCTCGTTGGTGCCGATACCGTCAGCAACTCCATGCAAAACCGTGCCAATGACTTGAAACTCGACCCGAACCAAGTCTATTACCGCGTTCTCGTCCAAACCGAAAACAACTCCCTGAAAGACAAAAACGGCAAACCTATGCCGATTATTCCGGGTATGGTTGCAACTGTGGACATCAAAACCGGCGAAAAAACCATCTTCCAATACCTGATCAAACCGATTACGCGTATGAAACAAGCATTGAGCGAACGCTAA
- a CDS encoding type I secretion system permease/ATPase, with product MKAIIEHIVLVTRLLGAPVSEAALSAEVVRDKKLKVNYHSLVEVLRSHGFENTLSKRNLEDIPSLAVPVMIILHNEEAAVITQIEGSGQERKYHIRQVDGLEQELSHEQLSGLYLGYCWFIKPKMATDMRSELPEYHLPKAWFWKVIWRFRSYYYQVILATIIINFLALVSSLYVMNVYDRVIPNQAYETLWVLSIGVVLAILFEFAAKMIRGHLTDIAGKKADLIISSALFRRVMALRLADRPASSGSYASNLREFEAVREFMTSASLLTIVDLPFLLLFIFVISMVGGKLALVPLTIIPIVVIVGFVVQRPLSRHINESMKEGSQRSGLAVEAIEGIETLKTNNATSWAQQRWDEYTAKTSASSIKVKDTSNFMVNFAVAMQQLNTVFLVVVGTYLIHADNHAERITMGALIASVILSGRALAPLAQIAGLATRFQQAKLALKGVNDIVTRPIERNPERKYITLDNVQGSITFENVSFKYQADNNSAVEDLRLTIKPGEKVGILGRIGSGKSTMLKLASGLYDTEKGNVTLDGVDMRQLDPNFLRDQVLLLSQSPRLFLGTLRENMDLARTGSYSTDQDLLTALNRFGLDKIIRNHPRGLDMPLGEDGLGLSGGQKQIIALARMTLRNPKVVLLDEPTTSLDQATERMALNAIAQWGRNRTMLLVTHRPQVLQIVNRIIVMDNGKVVMDGPRDLVLQKLMQNEQAKAANVKQQQQQAAAIKQQQQQAAAAPQSAAQ from the coding sequence ATGAAAGCCATCATTGAACATATCGTTTTAGTGACCCGCCTTTTGGGTGCGCCCGTATCCGAAGCCGCTTTGTCCGCCGAGGTCGTGCGCGATAAAAAGCTCAAGGTCAACTATCACTCACTGGTCGAAGTCCTGCGCAGCCACGGCTTTGAAAACACCTTATCCAAACGCAATCTGGAAGACATCCCCTCGCTCGCCGTGCCGGTCATGATTATCCTGCACAACGAAGAAGCAGCGGTCATCACCCAAATCGAAGGCTCCGGCCAAGAGCGCAAATACCATATCCGCCAGGTGGACGGCTTGGAACAAGAACTCAGCCACGAACAGCTCTCCGGCCTGTATTTGGGCTATTGCTGGTTTATCAAACCCAAAATGGCGACCGATATGCGCTCGGAGCTGCCTGAATACCATTTGCCCAAAGCATGGTTTTGGAAAGTCATTTGGCGTTTCCGCAGCTACTACTACCAAGTCATCTTGGCCACCATCATCATTAACTTTCTTGCGCTCGTCAGCTCTTTATATGTGATGAACGTGTACGACCGCGTGATTCCCAACCAAGCCTATGAAACCTTGTGGGTATTGAGCATCGGCGTGGTCTTGGCGATTTTGTTTGAATTTGCCGCCAAGATGATTCGCGGCCACTTGACCGATATTGCCGGCAAAAAAGCCGACCTGATCATCAGCTCCGCCCTGTTCCGTCGCGTGATGGCATTGCGTTTGGCAGACCGTCCAGCTTCTTCCGGCTCATACGCCAGCAATTTGCGTGAATTTGAAGCCGTGCGTGAGTTTATGACCAGTGCCAGCTTGTTGACTATTGTCGACTTGCCTTTCCTGTTGCTGTTTATCTTCGTAATTTCCATGGTCGGCGGCAAACTGGCACTCGTTCCCCTGACCATCATTCCGATTGTCGTGATTGTCGGTTTTGTCGTACAACGCCCGCTCTCTCGCCACATCAACGAATCGATGAAAGAAGGTTCGCAACGCTCCGGCCTTGCCGTTGAAGCCATCGAAGGCATCGAAACCCTGAAAACCAACAACGCCACATCTTGGGCACAACAGCGCTGGGACGAATACACTGCCAAAACTTCCGCCTCTTCCATCAAAGTCAAAGACACCAGCAACTTCATGGTCAACTTCGCCGTTGCTATGCAGCAGCTCAATACCGTCTTTTTGGTCGTCGTCGGTACCTATCTGATTCATGCCGACAACCATGCGGAACGCATCACCATGGGTGCATTGATTGCCTCCGTGATTCTGTCCGGCCGCGCCTTGGCACCGTTGGCACAAATTGCCGGTTTGGCTACCCGCTTCCAACAGGCCAAACTTGCCCTCAAAGGCGTCAACGACATCGTTACCCGCCCTATCGAGCGTAATCCGGAACGCAAATACATTACTTTGGACAACGTTCAAGGCAGTATTACCTTTGAAAACGTATCGTTCAAATATCAAGCCGACAACAACAGCGCTGTCGAAGATTTGCGCCTGACCATCAAACCGGGCGAAAAAGTCGGTATTTTGGGCCGTATCGGCAGCGGTAAAAGCACCATGCTCAAACTGGCCAGCGGTCTGTACGACACTGAAAAAGGCAACGTTACCCTTGACGGCGTCGATATGCGCCAGCTTGACCCCAATTTCCTGCGCGATCAAGTCCTGCTGTTAAGCCAATCGCCACGCCTGTTCCTCGGCACATTGCGTGAAAACATGGACTTGGCGCGCACCGGCAGCTACTCTACCGACCAAGACTTACTGACTGCACTCAACCGCTTCGGCCTCGACAAAATCATCCGCAACCATCCGCGCGGTTTGGATATGCCTCTGGGTGAAGACGGCTTGGGCTTGTCCGGCGGTCAAAAACAAATCATCGCCCTGGCACGCATGACCTTGCGCAACCCGAAAGTCGTCTTGCTGGACGAGCCGACCACCAGTCTGGACCAAGCCACTGAGCGTATGGCGCTCAATGCTATTGCCCAATGGGGCCGCAACCGCACCATGCTTTTAGTGACGCATCGTCCGCAAGTTCTGCAAATCGTCAACCGCATCATTGTGATGGACAATGGTAAAGTCGTGATGGACGGCCCGCGTGACCTGGTATTGCAAAAACTCATGCAAAACGAACAGGCCAAAGCAGCCAACGTCAAACAACAACAGCAACAAGCTGCTGCAATCAAACAGCAGCAACAACAAGCTGCCGCCGCCCCTCAATCGGCAGCACAATAA
- a CDS encoding TolC family protein codes for MSHIYSSPTKPRLLLSAVAVACCLLPFQTASAYSLQDILRDALISDPIVREAKATQEAAQSTTKATRARHYPVVTLTGTKVLAQHNKYSSNDMEDGIGVRGSVNIYSWGAIEAAVRRDRSREEYYQHKYTESQEQLGSDIGRLYLSALRAKETLILNEQTLARHNKLLKDLDTIVKYDAGRRSELIEARARQLQVANIIAQQRRTMDLALSRLSRYTSRQLTANDLEDPFKNDTAKSISERFNNPNRNNNPSYQAQLAERDSVRADLDASKAERLPALNLEGSATRNTRQLYLNVAWNVLDIAARHNVERNAKSLIAAEAKSEQILRDMNERVQTSAIDMQESEQRTALTAQHIAAQKEVIKVYELQFKIARRTLTDVLSAYSELSSIEQDYVAARNDFRDAALDYLNTQAKISAWVGLAQK; via the coding sequence ATGTCGCATATTTATTCTTCCCCCACAAAGCCCCGTTTATTATTATCGGCCGTTGCCGTCGCCTGCTGTCTGTTGCCGTTTCAGACGGCCTCTGCATACAGCCTGCAAGACATCCTCAGGGACGCTTTAATCAGCGACCCGATTGTGCGTGAAGCCAAAGCCACTCAAGAAGCAGCGCAAAGTACGACCAAAGCCACGCGTGCGCGCCATTATCCTGTCGTGACCCTGACCGGCACGAAAGTGCTGGCGCAACACAATAAATATTCCAGCAACGACATGGAAGACGGTATCGGCGTGCGCGGTAGCGTGAACATCTACTCATGGGGTGCGATTGAAGCCGCCGTCCGCCGCGACCGCAGCCGCGAAGAATACTATCAACACAAATACACCGAAAGCCAAGAGCAGCTGGGCAGCGATATTGGCCGCCTCTACCTAAGCGCATTGCGTGCAAAAGAAACCCTGATCCTCAACGAGCAGACTTTAGCGCGCCACAACAAGCTCTTAAAAGACTTGGATACCATCGTCAAATATGATGCCGGCCGCCGTTCCGAACTGATTGAAGCGCGCGCGCGCCAGCTGCAAGTAGCCAACATTATCGCCCAACAACGCCGCACCATGGATTTGGCACTGAGCCGTCTGTCCCGCTATACCTCGCGCCAACTGACCGCCAACGATTTGGAAGATCCGTTTAAAAACGACACGGCAAAATCCATCAGCGAACGCTTCAACAACCCCAATCGCAACAACAATCCATCCTATCAAGCACAATTGGCCGAACGCGACAGTGTCCGTGCCGATTTGGACGCTTCCAAAGCTGAACGCCTGCCTGCCCTCAATTTGGAAGGCAGTGCAACGCGCAACACCAGACAACTTTATTTGAACGTTGCATGGAATGTGTTGGATATTGCCGCACGACACAATGTAGAACGCAATGCCAAATCATTGATCGCCGCAGAAGCCAAGTCCGAACAAATCCTGCGCGACATGAACGAACGCGTTCAAACTTCCGCCATCGACATGCAGGAAAGTGAACAGCGTACTGCGCTGACGGCGCAACACATCGCCGCCCAAAAAGAAGTCATCAAAGTGTACGAATTGCAGTTTAAAATTGCCCGACGTACGCTGACCGACGTTTTGAGTGCATACAGCGAGTTGTCCTCCATCGAGCAGGATTATGTTGCCGCCCGCAACGATTTCCGCGATGCGGCGCTTGACTATTTAAATACCCAGGCCAAAATTTCCGCTTGGGTCGGTTTGGCACAAAAATAA
- a CDS encoding RsmB/NOP family class I SAM-dependent RNA methyltransferase, whose protein sequence is MNAAQLDHTAKVLAEMLTFKQPADAVLSAYFREHKKLGRQDRHEIAETAFAALRHYQKISTALRRPHAQPRKAALAALVLGRSTNISQIKDLLDEEETEFLGNLKARKTEFSDGLNTAAELPQWLVEQLQQHWSEEEILAFGRSINQPAPLDIRVNTLKGKRDKVLPLLQAESADAEATPYSPWGIRMQNKIALNKHELFLDGTLEVQDEGSQLLALLVGAKRGEIIVDFCAGAGGKTLAVGAQMANKGRIYAFDIAEKRLANLKPRMTRAGLTNIHPERISNEHDTRIARLAGKADRVLVDAPCSGLGTLRRNPDLKYRQSAETVANLLEQQHSILDAASKLVKPQGRLVYATCSVLPEENELQVERFLSEHPEFELVNCAELLQSLKIDLDTGKYLRLNSGEHQTDGFFAAVLQRKD, encoded by the coding sequence ATGAACGCCGCACAACTCGACCATACCGCCAAAGTTTTGGCTGAAATGCTGACTTTCAAACAGCCTGCCGATGCCGTCCTCTCTGCCTATTTCCGCGAACACAAAAAGCTCGGCCGCCAAGACCGCCACGAAATCGCCGAAACCGCCTTTGCCGCGCTGCGCCACTATCAAAAAATCAGTACCGCCCTGCGCCGTCCGCATGCGCAGCCGCGCAAAGCCGCTCTCGCCGCACTGGTTCTCGGCAGAAGCACCAACATCAGCCAAATCAAAGACCTGCTCGATGAAGAAGAAACAGAGTTTCTCGGCAATTTGAAAGCCCGCAAAACCGAGTTTTCAGACGGCCTAAATACCGCCGCAGAATTGCCGCAATGGCTGGTGGAACAACTGCAACAGCATTGGAGCGAAGAAGAAATCCTCGCCTTCGGCCGCAGCATCAACCAACCTGCCCCGCTCGACATCCGCGTCAATACCTTGAAAGGAAAACGCGATAAAGTATTGCCATTGTTGCAAGCCGAAAGTGCCGATGCAGAGGCAACGCCTTATTCGCCTTGGGGCATCCGCATGCAAAATAAAATTGCGCTTAACAAACACGAACTGTTTTTGGACGGCACACTGGAAGTCCAAGACGAAGGCAGCCAACTGCTTGCCTTATTGGTGGGCGCAAAACGCGGCGAAATCATTGTCGATTTCTGTGCTGGTGCCGGCGGTAAAACCTTGGCTGTCGGCGCACAAATGGCCAACAAAGGCAGAATCTACGCCTTCGACATCGCCGAAAAACGCTTGGCCAACCTCAAACCGCGCATGACCCGCGCCGGACTGACCAATATCCACCCCGAACGCATCAGCAACGAACACGATACCCGTATTGCCCGACTGGCAGGCAAAGCAGACCGTGTGTTGGTGGATGCCCCCTGCTCCGGTTTGGGTACTTTACGCCGCAATCCCGACCTCAAATACCGCCAATCCGCCGAGACCGTGGCCAACCTTTTGGAACAGCAACACAGCATCCTCGATGCCGCCTCCAAACTGGTGAAACCGCAAGGCCGCTTGGTTTATGCCACTTGCAGCGTATTGCCGGAAGAAAATGAGTTGCAAGTCGAACGTTTCCTGTCCGAACATCCCGAATTTGAACTCGTCAACTGCGCCGAACTGCTGCAAAGCCTGAAGATTGATTTGGATACCGGAAAATACCTGCGCCTCAACTCCGGAGAACACCAAACCGACGGCTTTTTTGCCGCTGTATTGCAACGCAAGGATTAA
- a CDS encoding DUF1853 family protein, protein MNYALDALWWKLTSQPVRDLASLLTAPPLWQSGCELSVRELLGEHGFRYLLALDADPAPLTDYLAQRAPFGHRLGIYAEELLAFWFTNAPHAKLHAYNLPVFSDGQTLGAADFVASLNQQPYHIELACKYYGGDQVQNLRGLNPKDTLTDKAAKLVQQSQLLHTPQGKATLAAQALPENPLPASIVRGIGFFPQGFHAFEPPLNPYGWRGIYIQDWAEYGFERQEARYHLLDRMAYLAPARVAETETLNETEIRRIYQGLIAVLELRPDGFWHEIERIMKAV, encoded by the coding sequence ATGAATTACGCCCTAGACGCATTATGGTGGAAACTCACCAGCCAACCCGTCCGCGACCTCGCCTCGCTGCTGACTGCGCCGCCTTTATGGCAAAGCGGTTGCGAATTGAGCGTGCGCGAACTATTGGGGGAACACGGTTTCCGCTACCTGTTGGCATTGGACGCCGATCCCGCTCCGCTGACGGATTACCTTGCCCAACGCGCCCCGTTCGGCCACCGTCTCGGCATTTATGCCGAAGAGCTGCTGGCTTTCTGGTTTACCAACGCGCCGCACGCCAAACTGCACGCATACAACCTGCCCGTTTTTTCAGACGGCCAAACTTTAGGCGCCGCGGATTTTGTCGCTTCCCTCAATCAACAGCCCTACCATATCGAGCTGGCGTGTAAATACTACGGCGGAGACCAAGTGCAAAACCTGCGCGGCCTCAATCCTAAAGACACGCTGACGGACAAAGCCGCCAAATTGGTACAGCAATCCCAGCTGCTGCATACGCCGCAAGGCAAAGCAACTTTAGCCGCACAAGCCCTGCCGGAAAATCCGCTCCCTGCTTCCATCGTGCGCGGCATCGGATTTTTTCCACAAGGTTTCCATGCTTTTGAGCCGCCACTTAATCCATACGGCTGGCGCGGCATCTATATTCAAGATTGGGCGGAATACGGGTTTGAACGCCAAGAAGCGCGTTATCACTTGCTCGATCGCATGGCCTATCTTGCACCTGCGCGTGTCGCCGAAACCGAAACATTGAACGAAACCGAAATCCGCCGTATCTACCAAGGCTTGATTGCCGTTTTGGAATTACGGCCAGACGGCTTTTGGCACGAAATCGAACGCATCATGAAGGCCGTCTGA
- a CDS encoding RNA methyltransferase → MTSEKPALPAYLDNIRIILTRTSHPANIGSAARAMKTMGLHKLTIVAPNLMATPMTENPPVFDPEHPQSFKLPEESFILASGAADVLENATIAASLDEALADTTITCALTSRRREITAPLQTPRDLVPELLQAANRGEKVALVFGNETFGLSIEEVQACNRLMTINGNPDYFSLNLAQAVQVVSYEIFSQTDSPMTHLQQEDHAATHEQIKGMVAHMESVMNDIGFFNRRNGERLMRRMQSLFGRANTQTEDIDILRGFFNTVSHRIHKKD, encoded by the coding sequence ATGACTTCCGAAAAACCCGCCCTGCCCGCTTATCTGGACAACATCCGCATCATCCTCACGCGCACCAGCCATCCCGCCAATATCGGCTCCGCCGCGCGCGCCATGAAAACGATGGGCCTGCACAAACTAACCATCGTCGCTCCCAATCTGATGGCAACGCCGATGACGGAAAATCCGCCCGTGTTCGATCCGGAACATCCGCAATCGTTTAAATTACCGGAAGAAAGTTTCATCCTCGCTTCCGGCGCGGCGGACGTTTTGGAAAATGCCACCATTGCCGCTTCTTTGGACGAAGCCCTTGCCGACACCACCATCACCTGCGCCCTGACCAGCCGCCGCCGCGAAATCACTGCGCCGCTGCAAACGCCGCGCGACTTGGTGCCCGAATTACTACAGGCTGCCAACCGTGGCGAGAAAGTGGCGCTGGTCTTCGGTAACGAGACTTTTGGCTTGAGCATCGAAGAAGTCCAAGCCTGCAACCGACTGATGACCATCAACGGCAATCCCGACTATTTCTCGCTCAACCTTGCCCAAGCCGTGCAGGTCGTGAGCTACGAAATCTTCAGCCAAACCGATTCGCCCATGACCCATCTGCAACAGGAAGACCACGCCGCGACCCACGAGCAAATCAAAGGCATGGTCGCCCACATGGAAAGCGTGATGAACGACATCGGCTTTTTCAACCGCCGCAACGGCGAGCGCCTGATGCGCCGTATGCAGAGCCTGTTCGGACGCGCCAACACGCAAACCGAAGACATCGACATCCTGCGCGGTTTTTTCAATACCGTCAGCCACCGTATCCATAAAAAAGACTGA